In Spinacia oleracea cultivar Varoflay chromosome 5, BTI_SOV_V1, whole genome shotgun sequence, a single window of DNA contains:
- the LOC110777343 gene encoding uncharacterized protein, whose product MNGRFSIKSMYQKLLGSHEKVNWRRLICNNKATPKSLIITWLTLWGRLPTLDRLFTWKVVSTNVCPLCANCPESVQHLFFECSYSADIWQKVLVALQFSRTPSTFDLELRWMISVAKRTSARCKLLMMFFAECIYSIWLQRNAKVFTQTCLSPADVLKEIKFRVACKATDDQKQLLLF is encoded by the coding sequence atgaaTGGAAGATTTTCTATTAAGAGTATGTACCAAAAGTTGTTGGGATCCCATGAGAAAGTTAACTGGAGAAGGTTGATCTGTAATAACAAGGCTACTCCCAAAAGCTTGATTATTACTTGGCTTACTTTATGGGGTAGGCTGCCTACTCTAGATAGATTGTTCACTTGGAAAGTTGTGAGCACAAATGTTTGCCCTCTGTGTGCTAACTGCCCTGAGTCTGTCCAACACCTGTTCTTTGAATGCTCTTACTCAGCTGATATTTGGCAGAAGGTGTTAGTAGCTCTTCAGTTCAGCAGGACCCCTAGCACTTTTGATTTGGAGCTAAGATGGATGATATCAGTAGCAAAGAGAACTAGTGCCAGATGCAAATTGCTGATGATGTTCTTTGCTGAGTGTATTTATAGTATTTGGCTGCAACGTAATGCTAAGGTTTTCACTCAAACCTGCCTGAGCCCTGCTGATGTCTTGAAGGAGATCAAATTCAGAGTTGCTTGTAAAGCTACTGATGATCAGAAGCAGTTACTTCTGTTTTAG